A stretch of the Massilia varians genome encodes the following:
- a CDS encoding OmpA family protein produces MRTYHRLLGVFLLCAGVVSLVQAKMPAADTVKGAKDHPLVSRFEGAKMVAYEVKEFDETSLPAGRRSHRSEPQGYYFEKKLDLEGKLTRIAYLVPRERSSLEVLRNYQAALEKGGLNILYACAKEACGESLGDYWLSAKLDRNFLKSGDADGAFRYGSMEPRYLLASGKRPDGSPLHVAVYVVTPRENYEGGVYVEIVEGKPMETGKVAASLSAADMARNIANEGRVAVYGVYFDTGKAEVKPASQPALAEMAKLLRQEPKLRVLVVGHTDNQGELAHNLALSQRRAESVVKALSDGYKVNAQRLAARGVASYAPIASNRTDAGSQKNRRVELVEQ; encoded by the coding sequence ATGCGCACTTATCATCGACTTCTGGGCGTTTTTCTTCTTTGTGCCGGGGTGGTATCGCTGGTGCAGGCCAAGATGCCAGCGGCGGACACGGTCAAGGGCGCCAAGGATCATCCCTTGGTGTCGCGCTTCGAAGGTGCGAAGATGGTTGCCTACGAGGTCAAGGAGTTCGACGAAACCAGCTTGCCAGCAGGCAGGCGCAGTCATCGAAGCGAACCGCAGGGCTATTACTTCGAAAAGAAGCTCGACCTGGAAGGCAAGCTCACCCGTATCGCCTACCTGGTGCCGCGCGAGCGTTCCTCATTGGAGGTGTTGCGCAATTACCAGGCTGCGCTGGAAAAAGGCGGGCTCAACATCCTCTACGCCTGCGCCAAGGAGGCCTGCGGCGAAAGCCTCGGCGACTACTGGCTGTCTGCCAAGCTCGACAGGAACTTCCTGAAGAGCGGCGACGCCGACGGCGCCTTCCGGTATGGCAGCATGGAACCGCGCTACCTGCTGGCGTCCGGCAAACGCCCGGATGGCTCGCCCCTGCATGTCGCGGTGTACGTGGTGACGCCGCGAGAGAACTACGAAGGAGGCGTGTATGTGGAGATTGTCGAAGGCAAGCCGATGGAAACCGGCAAGGTCGCGGCCAGCCTGAGCGCCGCCGACATGGCGAGGAACATCGCCAATGAGGGCAGGGTGGCCGTTTACGGCGTCTACTTCGACACTGGCAAGGCCGAGGTCAAGCCGGCATCCCAGCCGGCCCTGGCCGAGATGGCGAAACTGCTGCGGCAGGAGCCGAAGCTGAGGGTGCTCGTGGTCGGCCACACCGATAACCAGGGCGAGCTTGCCCACAACCTCGCGCTGTCGCAGCGGCGTGCCGAATCGGTGGTGAAGGCGCTGTCCGACGGCTACAAGGTGAATGCGCAACGCCTGGCAGCGCGCGGCGTTGCCTCCTACGCGCCGATAGCGTCGAACCGCACGGATGCAGGAAGCCAGAAGAACCGCCGGGTCGAACTGGTCGAGCAGTAG
- a CDS encoding DUF1294 domain-containing protein, producing the protein MPYLPLLLFLVLYAAATWKWGLPLQVGAAYLAMSLSCFVAYAIDKSAARKGNWRTPESTLLLLGLVGGWPGAVLAQQWLRHKTSKTSFQWKFYLTVVLNLVLFLYLSRQLGASAVS; encoded by the coding sequence ATGCCTTACCTGCCCCTATTGCTGTTCCTTGTCCTGTACGCCGCCGCCACCTGGAAGTGGGGCCTGCCGCTGCAGGTGGGCGCTGCCTACCTGGCGATGAGCCTGAGCTGCTTCGTGGCCTATGCGATCGACAAGTCGGCGGCGCGCAAGGGCAACTGGCGCACGCCGGAATCGACCCTGCTGCTGCTCGGCCTGGTCGGCGGCTGGCCAGGCGCCGTGCTGGCGCAGCAGTGGCTGCGGCACAAGACCTCGAAGACCTCGTTCCAATGGAAGTTTTACCTGACCGTGGTGCTGAACCTCGTACTCTTCCTGTACCTGTCACGGCAGCTCGGCGCATCGGCGGTTTCCTGA
- the ugpQ gene encoding glycerophosphodiester phosphodiesterase, whose translation MWRYPRILAHRGGGTLAPENTFAGVRRGMDFGFRALEFDVMLARDGVPVVIHDPYLGRTVSGAGHVFDYDAHELARMDAGSWFGADFGGEPVPLFVEFAQYCKAHGIWMNIELKPARGFDRETGQTVARIARALFADEIAAGDLARVPLLSSFSLAALESARAAAPDLPRAFLMSELPPGWEPLARSVDAVAIHANHKHLSPALAKAVRDAGFGLFCYTVNEPERARELLDWGVEAFCTDRIDLIGPDTSRL comes from the coding sequence ATGTGGCGATATCCGCGGATCCTGGCGCATCGCGGCGGCGGCACCCTGGCGCCCGAGAACACCTTCGCCGGTGTGCGGCGCGGCATGGACTTCGGTTTCCGCGCCCTCGAGTTCGACGTGATGCTGGCGCGCGACGGCGTGCCGGTGGTCATCCACGACCCCTACCTCGGCCGCACCGTGAGCGGCGCCGGCCATGTGTTCGACTACGATGCGCATGAGCTGGCCCGGATGGATGCCGGCAGCTGGTTCGGCGCCGATTTCGGCGGCGAGCCGGTGCCGCTGTTCGTCGAGTTCGCCCAGTACTGCAAGGCGCACGGCATCTGGATGAACATCGAACTCAAGCCGGCGCGCGGCTTCGACCGCGAAACCGGCCAGACCGTGGCGCGCATCGCCCGCGCCCTGTTCGCGGACGAGATCGCAGCCGGCGACCTGGCGCGGGTGCCGCTGCTGTCCTCATTCAGCCTGGCGGCCCTGGAAAGCGCGCGCGCCGCCGCCCCGGACCTGCCGCGCGCCTTCCTGATGAGCGAGCTGCCGCCCGGCTGGGAGCCGCTGGCGCGCTCGGTCGACGCCGTCGCGATCCATGCCAACCACAAGCACCTGAGCCCGGCGCTGGCAAAGGCCGTGCGCGACGCCGGCTTCGGCCTGTTCTGCTACACCGTCAACGAGCCGGAGAGGGCGCGCGAACTGCTGGACTGGGGCGTCGAGGCCTTTTGTACCGACCGCATCGATCTGATCGGACCTGACACGTCTAGGCTATAA
- the alaS gene encoding alanine--tRNA ligase has protein sequence MKSSEIREKFLKFFESKGHTIVRSSPLVPGNDPTMLLTNSGMVQFKDVFLGLDTRPYSRATTVQRCVRAGGKHNDLENVGYTARHHTFFEMLGNFSFGDYFKRDAIHYCWELLTKVYMLPAEKLTVTVYFEDDEAYDIWANEIGVPKERIIRIGDNKGARYASDNFWQMADTGPCGPCTEVFYDHGADIWGGPPGSPEEDGDRFIEIWNLVFMQFNRDEAGVLSPLPKPSIDTGMGMERLAAVLQHVHSNYEIDLFQNLIKAAARETGALDLENNSLKVIADHIRAASFLIVDGIIPSSEGHGYVLRRIIRRALRHGHKLGQTKPFFHKLVADLDIEMGEAYPELREAKERVVQVLKTEEERFGETLENGMKILEAQLSKDARNLDGATAFTLYDTYGFPLDLTADICRERGVTLDEEGFAAAMEQQKKTARAAGKFKMAAKVEYAGEKTKFVGYESLAHNTHVLALYSEGVSVEELKAGQEGIVVLDTTPFYAESGGQVGDQGVIKGGANLFEVEDTLKIQAEVFGHHGVLREGSLKVGDTVDAQVDTVKRARTIRNHSATHLMHKALREVLGSHVQQKGSLVDPDKTRFDFSHGAPLTAEEIAKVEMIVNREILENHATQAQHMSFDDAVKHGAMALFGEKYGDSVRVLDIGSSKELCGGVHVTRTGDIGLFKIVSEGGVAAGIRRVEAVTGEGALALVQSINRKLQEAAALLKTSPDELPTRIAQAQDQVKSLEKEVAALKSKLAAGQGDELVTKAIDVNGIKVLAATMEGADVTALRETMDKLKDKLGTAAIVLASVLEGKVSLIAGVTKDATGKVKAGELVNFVAQQVGGKGGGRPDMAQAGGTDPAGLPQALAGVAGWVGERA, from the coding sequence ATGAAATCCTCCGAAATCCGCGAAAAGTTCCTCAAGTTCTTCGAGTCCAAAGGCCATACCATCGTCCGTTCCAGCCCTCTGGTTCCGGGGAACGACCCAACCATGTTGTTGACCAACAGCGGAATGGTGCAGTTCAAGGATGTGTTCCTGGGCCTGGATACGCGCCCGTACTCGCGCGCCACCACCGTGCAGCGCTGCGTGCGCGCCGGCGGCAAGCACAATGACCTGGAAAACGTCGGCTACACCGCGCGCCACCACACCTTCTTCGAAATGCTGGGTAACTTCAGCTTCGGCGACTATTTCAAGCGCGACGCCATCCACTACTGCTGGGAGCTGCTGACCAAGGTCTACATGCTGCCGGCCGAGAAGCTCACCGTCACCGTCTACTTCGAGGACGACGAGGCCTATGACATCTGGGCCAACGAGATCGGCGTGCCGAAAGAGCGCATCATCCGCATCGGCGACAACAAGGGCGCGCGCTACGCATCCGACAACTTCTGGCAGATGGCCGACACCGGCCCCTGCGGTCCGTGCACCGAGGTGTTCTACGACCACGGCGCCGACATCTGGGGCGGTCCTCCGGGCTCGCCTGAAGAAGACGGCGACCGCTTCATCGAGATCTGGAACCTGGTGTTCATGCAGTTCAACCGCGACGAAGCGGGCGTCTTGAGCCCGCTGCCGAAGCCGTCGATCGACACCGGCATGGGCATGGAGCGCCTGGCCGCCGTGCTGCAGCACGTGCACAGCAACTACGAGATCGACCTGTTCCAGAACCTGATCAAGGCGGCGGCCCGCGAAACCGGCGCGCTTGATCTGGAAAACAACTCGCTGAAGGTCATCGCCGACCACATCCGCGCTGCGTCCTTCCTGATCGTCGACGGCATCATTCCGAGCAGCGAAGGCCATGGCTACGTCCTGCGCCGCATCATCCGCCGCGCGCTGCGCCACGGCCACAAACTGGGCCAGACGAAACCGTTCTTCCACAAGCTGGTGGCGGACCTCGACATCGAGATGGGCGAGGCCTATCCGGAACTGCGCGAAGCGAAAGAGCGCGTGGTCCAGGTGCTGAAGACCGAGGAAGAGCGTTTCGGCGAAACCCTCGAAAACGGCATGAAGATCCTGGAAGCTCAACTCTCCAAGGATGCCAGGAACCTGGACGGCGCCACCGCCTTCACCCTGTACGACACCTACGGCTTCCCGCTCGACCTCACCGCGGACATCTGCCGCGAGCGCGGCGTGACGCTGGACGAGGAGGGCTTTGCCGCCGCCATGGAGCAGCAGAAGAAGACCGCGCGCGCCGCCGGCAAGTTCAAGATGGCCGCCAAGGTCGAGTATGCGGGCGAGAAGACCAAGTTCGTCGGCTACGAATCGCTGGCCCACAACACCCACGTGCTGGCCCTGTATTCCGAAGGTGTGTCGGTCGAGGAACTGAAGGCCGGCCAGGAAGGCATCGTGGTGCTCGACACCACCCCGTTCTATGCGGAGTCGGGCGGCCAGGTGGGCGACCAGGGTGTCATCAAGGGCGGCGCCAACCTGTTCGAAGTCGAGGACACCCTGAAGATCCAGGCCGAGGTCTTCGGCCACCATGGCGTGCTGCGCGAGGGTTCGCTCAAGGTCGGCGACACGGTCGACGCGCAGGTCGACACCGTCAAGCGCGCGCGCACCATCCGCAACCACTCGGCGACCCACCTGATGCACAAGGCCCTGCGCGAAGTGCTGGGCAGCCACGTGCAGCAGAAGGGCTCGCTGGTCGATCCGGACAAGACCCGCTTCGACTTCAGCCATGGCGCACCGCTGACCGCGGAAGAGATTGCGAAGGTCGAGATGATCGTCAACCGCGAGATCCTCGAGAACCACGCCACCCAGGCCCAGCACATGAGCTTCGACGACGCCGTCAAGCACGGCGCGATGGCGCTGTTCGGCGAGAAGTACGGCGACAGCGTGCGCGTGCTGGACATCGGCTCCTCGAAAGAGCTGTGCGGCGGCGTGCACGTCACCCGCACCGGCGACATCGGCCTGTTCAAGATCGTCTCGGAAGGCGGCGTCGCCGCCGGCATCCGCCGCGTCGAGGCCGTGACCGGCGAGGGGGCGCTGGCGCTGGTGCAGTCGATCAACCGCAAGCTGCAGGAAGCCGCCGCGCTTCTCAAGACCAGCCCGGACGAGCTGCCGACCCGTATCGCCCAGGCGCAGGACCAGGTCAAGTCGCTGGAGAAGGAAGTGGCGGCGCTCAAGTCGAAGCTGGCCGCGGGGCAGGGCGACGAGCTGGTGACCAAGGCCATCGACGTGAACGGCATCAAGGTGCTGGCCGCGACCATGGAAGGCGCGGACGTCACCGCGCTGCGCGAGACCATGGACAAGCTCAAGGACAAGCTGGGAACCGCCGCTATCGTGCTGGCCAGCGTGCTTGAGGGCAAGGTCAGCCTGATCGCGGGCGTGACCAAGGACGCCACCGGCAAAGTGAAGGCTGGCGAGCTGGTGAACTTCGTCGCCCAGCAGGTGGGCGGCAAGGGTGGCGGCCGTCCGGACATGGCGCAGGCCGGCGGTACCGATCCGGCGGGCCTGCCGCAGGCGCTGGCCGGCGTGGCCGGCTGGGTGGGCGAGCGCGCCTGA
- the trpS gene encoding tryptophan--tRNA ligase: MSSPTPNASTPIILTGDRPTGPLHLGHFVGSLRNRVEYQNTYRQFVMLADAQALTDNMDDIGKVHRNVVEVALDYLACGIDPARTTILIQSQIPELTELTFYYLNLVTVARLERNPTVKQEIILRGFERDIPAGFLTYPASQAADITAFKASVVPVGEDQIPMIEQCNEIVRRFNRTYSPDKDILVECKAIVPEVGRLPGIDGRAKMSKSLGNTINLGASADEIRAAVKQVYTDPLHLKVSDPGHLEGNVAFIYLDAFDTDKEGLAEMKAHYTRGGLGDSVVKKRLEGILQELLAPIRARREEFAKDRGQVLQILKEGTMRAREVAAQTTDEVKKALGLSYF, encoded by the coding sequence ATGAGCTCCCCAACCCCAAACGCTTCCACGCCAATCATCCTGACCGGCGACCGTCCTACCGGTCCGCTGCACCTCGGCCACTTCGTCGGCAGCCTGCGCAACCGCGTCGAGTACCAGAATACGTATCGCCAATTCGTCATGCTCGCAGACGCCCAGGCGCTGACCGACAACATGGATGACATCGGTAAGGTACACCGGAACGTGGTCGAAGTGGCGCTCGATTACCTCGCCTGCGGCATCGATCCGGCCCGCACCACCATCCTGATCCAGTCGCAGATTCCGGAACTGACCGAGCTCACCTTCTACTACCTGAACCTGGTGACCGTGGCGCGCCTCGAGCGCAACCCGACCGTGAAGCAGGAAATCATCCTGCGCGGCTTCGAGCGCGACATCCCGGCCGGCTTCCTGACCTACCCGGCCAGCCAGGCTGCCGACATCACCGCCTTCAAGGCCAGCGTGGTGCCGGTGGGCGAGGACCAGATCCCGATGATCGAGCAGTGCAACGAAATCGTGCGCAGGTTCAACCGTACCTACAGCCCTGACAAGGACATCCTGGTCGAGTGCAAGGCGATCGTGCCGGAAGTCGGCCGCCTGCCGGGCATCGACGGCCGCGCCAAGATGAGCAAGTCGCTGGGCAACACCATCAACCTGGGCGCCAGCGCCGACGAGATCCGCGCCGCGGTCAAGCAGGTGTACACCGACCCGCTGCACCTGAAGGTGTCCGATCCGGGCCACCTGGAAGGCAACGTCGCCTTCATCTACCTGGACGCTTTCGATACCGACAAGGAAGGCCTGGCCGAGATGAAGGCCCACTACACCCGCGGCGGCCTGGGCGACAGCGTGGTGAAGAAGCGCCTGGAGGGCATCCTGCAGGAGCTGCTGGCGCCGATCCGCGCCCGCCGCGAAGAGTTTGCCAAGGACCGCGGCCAGGTGCTGCAGATCCTCAAGGAAGGCACCATGCGGGCGCGTGAAGTGGCGGCCCAGACCACCGACGAAGTGAAGAAGGCCTTGGGTCTGTCGTACTTCTGA
- a CDS encoding electron transfer flavoprotein subunit beta/FixA family protein, whose translation MKVLVPVKRVVDYNVKVRVKSDGSGVDIANVKMSMNPFDEIALEEATRLKEAGKVTEVVAVSVGVAQCQETLRTGMAIGADRGILVETSVETEPLAVAKIMKALADKEQPQLIILGKQAIDDDSNQTGQMLAALLGWPQATFASKVVLEDGKVTVTREVDGGLETVSLSLPAIVTTDLRLNEPRYVTLPNIMKAKKKPLETVKPEDLGVDVTPRLKTLKVTEPAKRSAGVKVPDVATLVQKLRTEAKVI comes from the coding sequence ATGAAAGTCCTGGTACCCGTCAAACGCGTGGTCGACTACAACGTCAAGGTCCGCGTCAAATCCGACGGCAGCGGCGTGGATATCGCCAATGTCAAAATGTCGATGAACCCGTTCGACGAGATCGCGCTGGAAGAAGCCACGCGCCTGAAGGAAGCCGGCAAGGTGACCGAAGTCGTCGCCGTTTCGGTGGGTGTGGCCCAGTGCCAGGAAACCCTGCGTACCGGCATGGCGATCGGCGCCGACCGCGGCATCCTGGTCGAGACGAGCGTCGAGACCGAGCCGCTGGCCGTGGCCAAGATCATGAAGGCGCTGGCCGACAAGGAACAGCCGCAGCTGATCATCCTGGGCAAGCAGGCGATCGACGACGATTCGAACCAGACCGGCCAGATGCTGGCCGCCCTGCTGGGCTGGCCGCAGGCCACCTTCGCATCGAAAGTGGTGCTGGAAGACGGTAAAGTCACTGTGACCCGCGAAGTGGACGGCGGCCTGGAAACAGTCAGCCTGAGCCTGCCGGCCATCGTCACCACCGACCTGCGCCTGAATGAGCCGCGCTACGTGACGCTGCCGAACATCATGAAGGCCAAGAAGAAGCCGCTGGAAACCGTCAAGCCGGAAGACCTGGGCGTCGACGTGACTCCGCGCCTGAAGACCCTGAAAGTCACCGAGCCGGCCAAGCGCTCGGCCGGTGTCAAGGTGCCGGACGTGGCGACCCTGGTGCAGAAGCTGCGCACCGAAGCCAAAGTCATCTAA
- a CDS encoding sulfurtransferase TusA family protein — translation MEFQRDLDARGLNCPLPILKAKKALAEMESGQVLRIVATDTGSVRDFQAFAKQTGNALLAHTVQNGEFTFLMRRK, via the coding sequence ATGGAATTCCAGAGAGACCTGGATGCGCGCGGACTGAACTGTCCGCTGCCGATCCTTAAAGCCAAGAAGGCACTCGCCGAGATGGAGAGCGGGCAGGTGCTGCGCATCGTGGCAACCGATACCGGCTCCGTGCGCGACTTCCAGGCGTTTGCCAAGCAGACCGGTAACGCCCTGCTGGCCCATACCGTGCAAAACGGCGAATTCACCTTCCTGATGCGCCGCAAGTAA
- a CDS encoding DUF3597 domain-containing protein yields MGILSNIFGKIFPKAHAANKGPQAQPQAPAPQAQPQAAPQAQPQAQPQVQPQAAPAMMEQVDVEAILTNMQKSSGQQLNWRSSIVDLLKLLGLDSSLQARKELAAELHYTGDTSDSASMNIWLHRQVMNKLAANGGKVPADLRD; encoded by the coding sequence ATGGGCATCCTGAGCAATATTTTCGGCAAGATCTTCCCGAAGGCGCACGCCGCCAACAAGGGCCCGCAGGCACAGCCCCAGGCGCCGGCGCCACAGGCCCAGCCGCAGGCTGCTCCCCAGGCCCAGCCGCAAGCCCAGCCACAGGTCCAGCCCCAGGCCGCGCCGGCCATGATGGAGCAGGTCGACGTCGAGGCAATCCTGACCAATATGCAGAAGTCCTCGGGCCAGCAGCTGAACTGGCGCAGCTCGATCGTCGACCTGCTCAAGCTGCTTGGCCTGGACAGCAGCCTGCAGGCGCGCAAGGAACTGGCCGCCGAGCTGCACTACACCGGCGACACCAGCGATTCGGCCTCGATGAACATCTGGTTGCACCGCCAGGTCATGAACAAGCTGGCGGCCAACGGCGGCAAGGTGCCGGCCGACCTGCGCGATTGA
- a CDS encoding zinc ribbon domain-containing protein, with product MSKGLRLTEQWMQRALWLVAFAFASFLIGLGGKVVDNLWDVERPLGIEQFMDRNQVDALRAGEQAAQARRETAQLELEQATQQHEVARANTRSARETFDNWLATRRATARPDQDPALLERTRGLDKLESEERRALAAVQAQQQALLDADQALQRARMRWERMETPARAAYEKAANAKELRVFLYRLALTLPLLVLAGWLFARKRRSPYWPFVWGFIFFALFAFFFELVPYLPSYGGYVRYLVGIAVTVLVGRYAIVSLQHYLARQRQAEALPDVQRRQTLRYDAALARLGKGVCPGCERPVDLQDAGVDFCPHCGIGLFDRCGCCNSRKNAFARFCFACGTAANTSLAD from the coding sequence ATGAGCAAAGGCCTGCGCCTGACCGAACAATGGATGCAACGCGCCCTGTGGCTGGTCGCGTTCGCGTTCGCCTCCTTCCTGATCGGCCTGGGCGGCAAAGTCGTCGATAACTTGTGGGATGTCGAGCGGCCCCTGGGCATCGAGCAGTTCATGGACCGCAATCAGGTCGATGCCCTGCGCGCCGGCGAGCAAGCGGCACAGGCGCGGCGCGAGACGGCGCAGCTCGAGCTGGAGCAGGCGACCCAGCAGCACGAGGTGGCGCGCGCGAACACCCGTTCGGCGCGCGAGACGTTTGACAACTGGCTGGCCACGCGCCGCGCGACCGCGCGGCCCGACCAGGACCCCGCGCTGCTCGAACGTACTCGTGGACTGGACAAGCTGGAGAGCGAGGAACGGCGCGCGCTGGCGGCCGTCCAGGCCCAGCAGCAGGCCCTGCTGGATGCCGACCAGGCCCTGCAGCGTGCCCGGATGCGCTGGGAGCGCATGGAAACGCCGGCGCGCGCCGCCTATGAAAAGGCCGCCAACGCCAAGGAGCTGCGCGTCTTCCTGTACCGCCTGGCGCTGACCCTGCCGCTCCTGGTGCTGGCCGGCTGGCTGTTCGCGCGCAAGCGCCGCAGCCCCTACTGGCCCTTCGTGTGGGGATTCATCTTCTTCGCACTGTTCGCCTTTTTCTTCGAACTCGTGCCTTACCTGCCGAGCTACGGCGGCTACGTGCGCTACCTGGTCGGCATCGCCGTCACCGTGCTGGTGGGGCGCTATGCGATCGTCTCGCTGCAGCACTACCTGGCGCGCCAGCGGCAGGCCGAGGCGCTGCCGGACGTGCAGCGCCGCCAGACCCTGCGCTACGACGCCGCCCTTGCCCGGCTGGGCAAGGGCGTGTGCCCGGGATGCGAGCGGCCGGTCGACCTGCAGGATGCGGGCGTCGACTTCTGCCCGCACTGCGGCATCGGCCTGTTCGACCGCTGCGGCTGCTGCAACAGCCGCAAGAACGCCTTCGCCCGCTTCTGCTTCGCGTGCGGGACGGCGGCCAACACCTCGCTGGCCGACTAG
- a CDS encoding family 1 glycosylhydrolase, producing MNPQKSTNSQIRPLELWGGLECTVNRVRDEYFSQLERNGHHGRACDIERFASTGIRAIRYPVLWERTAPDGLASADWRWADERLNALREAGVTPIAGLVHHGSGPRDTSLVDPAFAERLAEYAGAVAARYPWIEYYTPVNEPCTTARFAGLYGVWYPHGRDDRTFIEALLVQCRAVVLAMRAIRAVNPNAKLVQTDDLGKTYGTPELAHVAEFYNERRWLAWDLLCGMVDQQHRLWNYLIKTGIAAEEFLWFRDNPCPPDIIGVNYYVTSERWLDHRPERFPEHHRGVADGIPCADIEASRVLATPTPGIAPLLSEIWDRYGIPLAITEAHIDANREDQLRWLLEIWEAAQQSQQNGIDVRAVTVWSLLGSFDWNSLVTQNRGYYEPGPFDVRSPMPRPTALARMMKELSSGTPLSHPVLRGQGWWRRQGRFLCHPPVATPAALTSISADGHRLVGTAAAPILILGATGTLGRAFARVCRKRNLSYRLLSRKEMDIADAGSVERALAEHQPWAVINTCGYVRVDDAEQDAERCLRENTLGAATLAAACARHGIHLTSFSSDLVFDGKQSRPYVESDPVAPLNVYGRSKAEAEAAVLEAHPGALVVRTSAFFGPWDQYNFVTLALNALERGESFTASNDLTITPTYVPDLVHACLDLAIDREAGIWHLANGGELTWAELALKAAERAGIDASRLEARAIAYPAARPAYCALSSERGILLPRLDQALDRYLELRNVHDPEIEELQHTAESRQPVASGHRQQEETPPEAIQAGNC from the coding sequence ATGAATCCACAAAAGAGCACGAACAGCCAAATCCGTCCCCTCGAACTCTGGGGCGGCCTCGAATGCACGGTCAACCGTGTCCGCGACGAGTATTTCAGCCAGCTCGAGCGCAACGGCCACCACGGCCGCGCCTGCGACATCGAACGTTTCGCGTCCACCGGCATCCGCGCAATCCGCTATCCCGTGCTATGGGAACGCACCGCGCCCGACGGACTGGCCAGCGCCGACTGGCGCTGGGCCGACGAGCGCCTGAACGCCTTGCGCGAGGCCGGCGTGACGCCGATCGCCGGCCTGGTCCACCACGGCAGCGGCCCGCGCGACACCAGCCTGGTCGACCCGGCCTTTGCCGAACGCCTGGCCGAGTATGCCGGCGCGGTGGCCGCGCGCTATCCCTGGATCGAGTACTACACCCCGGTCAACGAGCCCTGCACCACCGCGCGCTTCGCCGGCCTGTACGGCGTCTGGTACCCGCACGGCCGCGACGACCGCACCTTCATCGAAGCCCTGCTGGTCCAGTGCCGCGCCGTGGTGCTGGCGATGCGCGCCATCCGCGCCGTCAACCCGAACGCCAAGCTGGTCCAGACCGACGACCTCGGCAAGACCTACGGCACGCCCGAACTCGCCCACGTGGCCGAGTTCTACAACGAGCGCCGCTGGCTGGCCTGGGACCTGCTGTGCGGCATGGTCGACCAGCAACACAGGCTGTGGAACTACCTGATCAAGACCGGCATCGCGGCCGAAGAATTCCTATGGTTCCGCGACAACCCCTGCCCGCCCGACATCATCGGCGTCAACTACTACGTCACGTCCGAGCGCTGGCTCGACCACCGTCCGGAGCGCTTCCCCGAACACCACCGCGGCGTGGCCGACGGCATCCCCTGCGCCGACATCGAGGCTTCGCGCGTGCTGGCCACGCCGACGCCGGGCATCGCCCCGCTGCTGTCGGAGATCTGGGACCGCTACGGCATCCCGCTGGCCATCACCGAAGCCCACATCGACGCCAACCGCGAAGACCAGCTGCGCTGGCTGCTCGAGATCTGGGAAGCGGCCCAGCAGTCGCAGCAAAACGGCATCGACGTGCGCGCCGTCACGGTCTGGTCGCTGCTCGGTTCCTTCGACTGGAACAGCCTGGTCACGCAGAACAGGGGCTACTACGAGCCGGGCCCCTTCGACGTGCGCTCGCCCATGCCGCGCCCGACCGCGCTGGCACGGATGATGAAGGAACTTTCCTCGGGCACTCCGCTGTCGCATCCGGTGCTGCGCGGCCAGGGCTGGTGGCGCCGCCAGGGCCGCTTCCTGTGCCACCCGCCGGTGGCCACGCCCGCCGCGCTCACCTCCATCTCGGCCGACGGCCACCGCCTGGTGGGCACGGCTGCCGCCCCGATCCTGATCCTGGGCGCCACCGGCACCCTGGGCCGCGCCTTTGCCCGCGTGTGCCGCAAGCGCAACCTGTCCTACCGCCTGCTGTCGCGCAAGGAAATGGACATCGCCGACGCCGGCTCGGTCGAGCGTGCCCTGGCCGAGCACCAGCCGTGGGCGGTCATCAATACCTGCGGCTACGTGCGGGTGGACGACGCCGAGCAGGACGCCGAGCGCTGCCTGCGCGAAAACACGCTGGGTGCGGCGACACTGGCCGCGGCCTGCGCGCGCCACGGCATCCACCTGACCAGCTTCTCGAGCGACCTGGTGTTCGACGGCAAGCAAAGCCGTCCCTACGTGGAGTCGGACCCGGTGGCGCCGCTGAACGTCTACGGCCGCAGCAAGGCCGAGGCCGAGGCGGCGGTGCTGGAAGCGCATCCGGGCGCGCTGGTGGTGCGCACCAGCGCCTTCTTCGGCCCCTGGGACCAGTACAACTTCGTCACCCTGGCGCTGAACGCCCTCGAGCGCGGCGAGTCCTTCACGGCCTCGAACGACCTGACCATCACGCCGACCTACGTGCCGGACCTGGTGCACGCCTGCCTCGACCTGGCGATCGACCGCGAAGCCGGCATCTGGCACCTGGCCAATGGCGGCGAACTCACCTGGGCGGAACTGGCCCTGAAGGCGGCCGAGCGGGCCGGCATCGATGCCAGCCGGCTGGAAGCGCGCGCCATTGCCTATCCGGCGGCGCGCCCCGCCTACTGCGCCCTGAGCAGCGAGCGCGGCATCCTGCTGCCGCGCCTCGACCAGGCCCTCGACCGCTACCTGGAACTGCGCAACGTGCACGATCCGGAAATCGAGGAACTCCAGCACACCGCCGAAAGCCGCCAGCCGGTGGCCAGCGGGCACCGGCAGCAGGAAGAGACGCCGCCGGAAGCGATCCAGGCCGGCAATTGCTGA